The following proteins come from a genomic window of Marispirochaeta sp.:
- a CDS encoding ABC transporter substrate-binding protein produces MKRVIAIALALLLFVSVGIFAGGEKESAGKVTAYTTLDEELARKVFKAFTDETGIQVDWVRLSTGECVARMEAEKENPQASIWYGGVGLGHIEAKNKGLTMQYDSPAAAMPENFRDADRYWSGIYAGPLCFESNTQALQKFGLTAPNSWEELADPKYKNHVQMANPGSSGTSYNVLATMVQIYGEEKTFDYMKQLDRNITQYTRSGSAPGKNAAIGEITVAIGYAHDGVKLVNEGYPLDITFPSEGTGYEVASVSLIKGGPAEELGAAKKLYDWALSETAAKIYTTAFVVPFVDVPLPKGAMPISKVNTIDQDDEWAADNKTRLVEKWNAIIGGEARTEAKK; encoded by the coding sequence ACTGCTTATACGACCCTGGATGAGGAACTCGCCAGAAAGGTTTTCAAGGCCTTTACCGACGAAACGGGCATACAGGTTGATTGGGTACGGCTTTCCACTGGAGAGTGTGTCGCCAGGATGGAAGCTGAAAAAGAGAATCCCCAGGCCAGTATCTGGTACGGCGGAGTAGGCCTTGGTCACATCGAAGCAAAAAACAAGGGTCTGACCATGCAGTACGATAGTCCTGCTGCCGCGATGCCTGAGAACTTTCGCGACGCCGACCGTTACTGGTCCGGAATTTACGCTGGCCCCCTCTGTTTTGAGAGCAACACTCAGGCTCTTCAGAAATTTGGCCTGACGGCTCCCAACTCCTGGGAAGAGCTGGCAGACCCCAAGTATAAAAATCATGTGCAGATGGCGAACCCCGGGTCTTCTGGAACCTCCTACAATGTGCTGGCAACTATGGTGCAGATATACGGCGAAGAAAAGACTTTTGATTATATGAAACAGCTGGATCGGAATATTACTCAGTATACCCGCAGCGGATCGGCGCCTGGGAAGAACGCCGCTATCGGTGAGATTACTGTAGCCATAGGCTATGCCCATGACGGCGTAAAACTGGTCAACGAAGGGTACCCGCTGGATATTACCTTTCCGTCGGAAGGCACAGGGTACGAGGTTGCCTCTGTTAGTCTGATTAAGGGCGGACCGGCGGAAGAACTGGGTGCGGCTAAAAAGCTCTATGACTGGGCACTCAGCGAAACCGCTGCGAAAATCTATACCACCGCTTTTGTGGTTCCCTTTGTCGATGTACCGCTTCCTAAAGGTGCCATGCCCATCAGCAAAGTGAACACCATCGATCAGGATGACGAATGGGCGGCAGACAACAAGACACGACTTGTGGAAAAATGGAACGCCATAATCGGCGGTGAAGCCAGAACCGAAGCAAAAAAATAG
- a CDS encoding iron ABC transporter permease, whose translation MTTARNPRPIHNRFHQLTREPVLMIGVLIIMGLLILFILYPMFSAAKMSLTPDGEFSSSVYHYILTHPQYLSAIRNSVLLGAIVATLATLIGFLFAFALTRVRIGGKKFFQGMALLPIISPPFMFALSVILLFGRNGLITSKLLGMDMANVYGLKGLVIVQTVSMFPIAYMTLSGILQGIDPDLETCAMNLGAKRGKAFLTVTLPLALPGIFASWLLVFVSSLTDFGNPIIIGGNFNVLSVQAYLEFTGMGNLPRGTALAMLLLVPTVGVFFVQKYIMKNKSYVTVTGKSSRRSTAQSSAALRIILTFICAAISGFILLFYATIIGGSFIKLWGINWSFTLNHFVYSWDVGFTTMKNTLFLAIISTPITALFGMAIAYIVVRKDFPGKHLIEFISMLSYAIPGTAVGIGYILAFNKAPFELSGTAFILITCYVFRNVPIGVEGGIAALKQISNEIEESSINLGATSAATFRKITLPLIRPAIFSGATFAFVRSMTAISAIIFLVSARWNHMTVLILAQTEIMRLGAASVMSFALILVIMVFIFIIMKITGLGREQIFGTTK comes from the coding sequence ATGACTACTGCACGGAACCCGCGACCGATACATAACAGGTTTCATCAGCTAACCCGGGAACCGGTACTGATGATTGGTGTTCTTATCATTATGGGTCTGCTGATCCTGTTTATTCTGTACCCCATGTTTTCAGCGGCAAAAATGAGTCTGACCCCGGATGGAGAATTTTCAAGTTCGGTGTACCATTATATACTGACTCATCCGCAATATCTGAGTGCCATCAGGAATAGTGTTCTCCTGGGTGCCATTGTCGCAACGCTGGCGACGCTTATCGGTTTTCTGTTTGCTTTTGCCCTCACGCGCGTGCGCATCGGCGGAAAAAAGTTTTTTCAGGGTATGGCACTGCTGCCGATCATCTCTCCTCCCTTCATGTTTGCCCTCTCTGTCATTCTTCTTTTCGGGAGGAACGGTCTTATCACCTCAAAACTGCTGGGGATGGATATGGCTAACGTTTACGGCCTGAAAGGTCTGGTTATTGTTCAGACTGTCAGTATGTTTCCCATCGCGTATATGACTCTTTCGGGGATCCTGCAGGGGATCGATCCTGATCTGGAAACCTGTGCCATGAACCTCGGGGCAAAACGCGGAAAAGCCTTTCTGACTGTAACTCTGCCGCTGGCTCTTCCGGGAATTTTCGCCTCATGGCTGCTTGTTTTTGTCAGCAGCCTGACCGACTTTGGCAATCCGATTATTATCGGAGGAAACTTCAATGTTCTCTCTGTCCAGGCGTATCTGGAGTTTACCGGTATGGGGAACCTGCCCAGGGGAACTGCCCTGGCCATGCTTCTGCTTGTTCCCACCGTCGGCGTCTTTTTTGTACAGAAGTATATAATGAAAAACAAGAGCTATGTTACGGTAACCGGTAAATCCAGCCGCAGAAGCACTGCTCAGTCCTCTGCTGCCCTGAGGATTATTCTTACATTTATATGTGCTGCTATCTCCGGATTTATTCTGCTTTTTTACGCCACCATCATAGGCGGCAGCTTTATAAAACTCTGGGGTATTAACTGGAGTTTCACACTCAATCATTTTGTATACAGCTGGGATGTGGGATTCACCACCATGAAGAATACCCTGTTTCTCGCGATCATCAGCACCCCCATTACTGCCCTGTTCGGTATGGCGATAGCCTACATCGTCGTGCGCAAGGATTTTCCGGGGAAGCACCTTATAGAGTTTATCTCCATGCTCAGTTATGCTATTCCGGGAACCGCCGTAGGTATCGGTTACATCCTTGCCTTCAACAAGGCTCCTTTCGAACTTTCCGGAACAGCGTTTATTCTGATTACCTGCTATGTTTTCCGGAATGTCCCCATTGGTGTGGAGGGCGGAATTGCGGCCCTTAAACAGATCTCGAACGAGATCGAGGAATCCTCAATAAATCTTGGTGCTACCAGTGCCGCGACATTTCGGAAAATAACCCTCCCTCTTATCCGTCCTGCCATTTTTTCGGGGGCTACCTTTGCCTTCGTACGGAGTATGACGGCGATCAGCGCCATTATTTTTCTTGTCTCTGCACGATGGAATCACATGACTGTGCTTATTCTCGCCCAGACCGAGATAATGCGACTGGGCGCGGCCTCGGTAATGTCTTTTGCCCTCATACTCGTAATAATGGTCTTCATTTTCATAATCATGAAGATTACCGGGCTGGGGCGTGAACAGATTTTCGGAACAACGAAGTAA